Genomic window (uncultured Desulfovibrio sp.):
GCCGCAAGGTGCTGGATGTGGGCAGCGGGTCTGGCTGCGTAGCGCAGGCGCTTGCCGGGGCCGCGCAGGAATATGCGGCGGTGGATCTGGCCCGCAATGAACTCAGCCGCCTTGCCCGTTTTGACGCTGCCGCCAGGGTGACGCCGTATCGTATGGAAGCGGCGGACATTCATTTTCTTGAAGGTCAGGCCTTTGACGTGGTGGTCATAAATGGCGTGGTGGAAAATTTCCCCGGCTACAACTATCTGCGCAGGGTGCTGAATCACGCCGTGGAGATGCTCACGCCTGACGGCCTCGTTTTTGTGGGGGCGGTGCGCGATCTGGATTGCCGCGATGATCTGCGGGCCGCCTTGCAGGCCCATGCCCTTGCCACTGGCGATCAATCAGGCCTGCTGCGGCTTGATGCCTCTGCCGAGCTGTTTGTTCCCCGCCAACTCTTTACCGAGTGGGCGGCGCGCTGCCCTGTGCCGGTGCAAGTGACGTTCTCGCCCTGCGTGCTGGGCCAAACCTATGAGCAGAGCCGTGTAGATGGCGGCGCGCAGCACGGGGCGCAGTCCTTCCGCTATGATGTTATCATCCGTCCCGGCGGCAGCTGTCCTCAGGTTCCGGTTTCGCGGTTCGGGGCGCAGTATCTGCCGCCTGCGGGCGGACAAGCCCTGCCTCCATGCGAGCCATCTCAGGCTGCCTACATCGTGTATACCAGCGGTTCAACAGGCACTCCCAAGGGGGTGGTGGTAGAGCACCGCAACCTCATGCATATTTTGCGCGCCCTGCGGCCCTATGCGGCGGGCTGCGAGAGCGTGGGGCTGGTTGCGCCCCTGTCGTTTGACGCCTCGGTGCAGCAGTTGGCTGTGTCTGTCTTCAGTGGCAAAAGCCTGCACGTGCTGTCGGACGAAGAACGCAAGAATCCCTCGCTTTTCTGCGCCTGCGCGCGTGAGCGCGGGCTTGACCTGTGCGACATGACGCCCGCATTTTTCAACGTGCTTACAGATTGGCTTGCCGAGCAGCGTCAACCCTTGCCGCTCAAGGCCCTGCTGCTGGCGGGTGAAGTGCTGCGGCCCGATGTGATCCGCAAATTTTACGCCATCCCCGGCAACGAGGGCGTGGTGCTGTTCAATGTGTACGGCCCTACGGAATGCACGGTGGACAGCAGCGCCTTTCGCATAGATATGGGCAACCATCAGGATTTTACCGCCTATCCCATTGGCAGGCCGCTTGAAGGCGTGCACATCTGCGCGATGGACAAAAATTGTCAGGAGTTGCCTGATTCCGTCACTGGCGAACTGTGGATTTTTGGCGATGGGGTGTCGCGCGGCTACCTGAACAACGCCAGCCCCGGCGCGTTTGTGGAAAAAGACGGCCAGCCCTGCTATCGCACGGGTGACAACGGTTATGTGCAGAACGGCCTTGTTTTTTACCGTGGGCGCGAAGACCAGCAGGTGAAAATACGCGGCAACCGCGTGGAGCTTGGCGAGGTGGAAAAGGCCGTGGCGGGCTTTCCCGGCGTGCGTCAGGTGGCGGTGGTGGCGGATACCTTTCGCGCCGGGGAGGAAAAGACCCTCGCCGCCTATGTGGTGGGCGATGTGGATATGGCCCTACTGCGCGGATACCTAGAGCAACACCTGCCGCCGTACTGCGTGCCCGCTTATTTTGTCCCCATGATGGAGCTGCCGCTTTCGCTCAACCGCAAGGTAGACAAAAAGGCTCTGCCGTCACCCTTGGGCGGGGTGGAAATTCAGCGCGGACGCATGCCTGCCGGGCCTGTAGAAGAAAAACTGGCCGGGATATGGAAGCGCCTGCTGGGCTGTGAAATCACCGATGCCGATGCTGGTTTCTTCAGTCTGGGCGGTCACAGCATTCTTTCCATCAGGCTTATTGCCATGATTGAAAAGGAAATGGGCGTGCATGTGGCTGTGAATGAGCTGGTCACGCATTCGAGTATTGCGCAGCTTGCGGCCCTGCTGGCCGGAAAGACCGAAAAGCGCGAAAGCCCTGTTATCCAGCTGCAACACTGCGAGGGCGGCAAGAATCTTGTGCTGTTTCATCCTGTTGGCGGCAGTGTGTTCTGCTACAGCGACCTTGCGCGCCTGCTTGGCGGCAAATATACGGTCTATGCTGTTGAGGCGGCTGGCTTCAGCCGAAGGCGCACGTCGCTTACCACAGAG
Coding sequences:
- a CDS encoding alpha/beta fold hydrolase; this encodes MMKLSDFSFAVPAKKSATHESASISGSGPLTADVMQAGGEFASLEHLFRSIADARPETQALTGGGPGLSFRELDVFSERIARFILAQGYGHEAVVGVLCARGAVYLAAALGVMRAGAVYLPVEREQPQSRKEAMLRPASLIIADSACLREAEYFHYRNPGIRHVLCLDAQDYDDAAEKGTGLVSTEYWEQVAQAGSDMGWKSDFDAAPCPQSELAALAAAVLEKCGLAHSAEAHGAEDSRAGRKVLDVGSGSGCVAQALAGAAQEYAAVDLARNELSRLARFDAAARVTPYRMEAADIHFLEGQAFDVVVINGVVENFPGYNYLRRVLNHAVEMLTPDGLVFVGAVRDLDCRDDLRAALQAHALATGDQSGLLRLDASAELFVPRQLFTEWAARCPVPVQVTFSPCVLGQTYEQSRVDGGAQHGAQSFRYDVIIRPGGSCPQVPVSRFGAQYLPPAGGQALPPCEPSQAAYIVYTSGSTGTPKGVVVEHRNLMHILRALRPYAAGCESVGLVAPLSFDASVQQLAVSVFSGKSLHVLSDEERKNPSLFCACARERGLDLCDMTPAFFNVLTDWLAEQRQPLPLKALLLAGEVLRPDVIRKFYAIPGNEGVVLFNVYGPTECTVDSSAFRIDMGNHQDFTAYPIGRPLEGVHICAMDKNCQELPDSVTGELWIFGDGVSRGYLNNASPGAFVEKDGQPCYRTGDNGYVQNGLVFYRGREDQQVKIRGNRVELGEVEKAVAGFPGVRQVAVVADTFRAGEEKTLAAYVVGDVDMALLRGYLEQHLPPYCVPAYFVPMMELPLSLNRKVDKKALPSPLGGVEIQRGRMPAGPVEEKLAGIWKRLLGCEITDADAGFFSLGGHSILSIRLIAMIEKEMGVHVAVNELVTHSSIAQLAALLAGKTEKRESPVIQLQHCEGGKNLVLFHPVGGSVFCYSDLARLLGGKYTVYAVEAAGFSRRRTSLTTELHTVESLAEYYLDEILKVESRDIIWGGWSFGGLLAYECSRRYAALGNRSEPVIILDTVADNTRAKQMAAKDDIELLQLILQQGMAFDPVKLRAMSRDQQLGYLVECGEKSGLLPAGFSAVQMDNLLLTYRGNTLAAARYERPNPSDCKLLLVRALDFASNPQIIMNDDYQGWGRFLKKENITLRWTQGTHESMLSAGLAANVAQLILEYLEGEG